One genomic segment of Chitinibacter sp. FCG-7 includes these proteins:
- the topA gene encoding type I DNA topoisomerase, with translation MPANLLIVESPSKAKTLQKYLGKDFQILASYGHVRGLVRKNGSVDPENDFKMKYQVIDKNKKHVDAICEAVEQADNVYLASDPDREGEAISWHILEILKAKKLLKPEKQFKRVVFHEITESAVLNAVANPRDLDFNLVNAQQARSALDYLVGFNLSPLLWRKVRTGLSAGRVQSPALRLICEREIEIRAFNAQEYWTIHLDTKKGRSKVAAKLTTWQGKKLDQFDIPNEAEQTSILNGLAGKDAVVHAVEKKKKSRSPAAPFTTSTLQQESVRKLGFTTDRAMRTAQSLYEGVNLGGETVGLITYMRTDSVALSNDALAEIRDYISSNFDKEYLPNAPITYKNKAKNAQEAHEAIRPTSILRTPESVKTFLSPEQFKLYQMIWKRTLSCQMTPAKFDTVAVDIAVGGAENLFRATGQTLVFPGFIAVYQEDADDVEDDEDEARLPVLTEGDALPVEKIYGEQHFTQPPPRFTEASLVKSLEEFGIGRPSTYASIIYTLKDREYVILDKKRFTPTDTGEVVNKFLTEHFTQYVDYNFTAKLEDKLDEISTGSREWVPVLDEFWKKFHKQCEEKQALSRAEVTHEAMDEDCPKCGKHKLSIRLGRRGRFISCSSYPECDYTRNIGDDPNAAPLEPEVVPDRTCPKCESALHIKVGRYGKFIGCSNYPKCKHIEPLEKPKDTGIECPECHKGSLIERKSRYGKMFYSCNTYPDCKYATWNPPVAEACPQCKWPIMTIKVTKRRGTEKVCPQKECGYSEVLIPPPAKE, from the coding sequence ATGCCCGCAAATCTCTTAATCGTAGAGTCGCCGTCGAAGGCGAAGACGCTGCAAAAATATTTAGGCAAAGATTTCCAGATCTTGGCCTCCTACGGTCACGTGCGCGGCCTAGTCCGTAAAAATGGTTCGGTTGATCCTGAAAACGACTTCAAGATGAAGTACCAGGTGATCGATAAAAATAAAAAACACGTTGACGCGATTTGCGAGGCGGTCGAACAAGCCGATAACGTCTACCTCGCATCCGATCCGGACCGCGAAGGGGAGGCGATTTCCTGGCATATTCTGGAAATCCTGAAAGCCAAAAAATTACTCAAGCCAGAAAAACAATTCAAGCGCGTGGTCTTTCATGAGATCACTGAAAGCGCGGTTTTGAATGCGGTAGCCAATCCGCGTGATCTGGATTTCAATCTCGTTAATGCCCAGCAGGCGCGTAGTGCGCTCGATTATCTGGTTGGCTTTAATTTGTCGCCGCTGCTGTGGCGCAAAGTGCGCACCGGCTTGTCGGCAGGCCGAGTGCAAAGCCCGGCGCTACGTCTGATCTGTGAGCGTGAAATCGAGATTCGTGCGTTTAATGCGCAGGAATACTGGACGATTCACCTTGATACCAAAAAAGGCCGCAGCAAAGTGGCCGCCAAGCTCACCACTTGGCAAGGCAAAAAACTCGATCAGTTCGATATTCCGAACGAAGCTGAGCAAACGAGCATCCTGAATGGATTAGCCGGCAAAGATGCCGTGGTGCATGCGGTTGAGAAGAAAAAGAAATCGCGTAGCCCAGCGGCCCCATTTACGACTTCGACGCTACAACAGGAATCGGTACGTAAACTGGGCTTTACCACTGATCGTGCGATGCGTACGGCGCAGTCACTCTATGAAGGGGTGAATCTGGGCGGTGAAACGGTCGGTCTGATCACCTATATGCGTACCGACTCGGTGGCCTTGTCGAACGATGCTTTGGCCGAGATTCGCGATTATATTTCGAGCAATTTCGACAAAGAATACCTGCCGAACGCGCCGATTACGTACAAAAACAAAGCTAAAAATGCGCAAGAGGCGCACGAGGCAATTCGCCCGACGTCCATCTTGCGCACGCCTGAATCGGTGAAAACCTTTCTGTCGCCCGAGCAATTCAAGCTCTACCAAATGATCTGGAAGCGCACACTGTCGTGCCAGATGACGCCGGCCAAGTTTGATACCGTTGCAGTAGATATTGCCGTTGGTGGTGCTGAGAATCTGTTCCGTGCCACGGGGCAAACTCTGGTATTCCCCGGCTTTATCGCCGTGTATCAGGAAGATGCTGATGACGTTGAAGATGACGAAGACGAAGCACGCCTGCCGGTCTTGACCGAGGGCGACGCCTTGCCAGTTGAGAAAATCTACGGCGAGCAGCACTTTACCCAACCGCCGCCACGCTTTACCGAGGCAAGCCTAGTTAAATCGCTCGAAGAATTCGGTATTGGCCGTCCTTCAACGTACGCATCGATCATTTACACGCTCAAAGATCGCGAATACGTCATTTTGGATAAAAAGCGCTTCACGCCAACCGATACCGGCGAAGTGGTGAATAAATTCCTCACCGAGCATTTCACACAATACGTTGATTACAATTTCACCGCTAAGCTCGAAGACAAACTCGATGAAATTTCAACGGGCTCGCGCGAGTGGGTGCCGGTGCTGGATGAATTCTGGAAGAAATTCCATAAGCAGTGCGAAGAAAAGCAGGCGTTGTCGCGCGCCGAAGTGACCCACGAAGCGATGGACGAAGATTGCCCGAAATGTGGCAAGCACAAATTATCGATTCGCCTAGGTCGTCGCGGCCGTTTTATTAGCTGTAGCTCGTACCCGGAATGCGATTACACGCGCAATATTGGCGATGATCCGAACGCTGCGCCGCTGGAGCCCGAAGTGGTGCCCGATCGCACTTGCCCGAAATGTGAATCGGCATTGCACATCAAGGTGGGTCGTTACGGTAAGTTTATTGGTTGCTCCAACTATCCGAAGTGCAAACACATCGAGCCGCTGGAAAAACCAAAAGACACCGGCATCGAATGCCCGGAATGTCATAAAGGCAGCCTGATCGAGCGTAAGAGCCGCTACGGCAAGATGTTCTATTCGTGCAATACCTATCCCGATTGCAAGTATGCAACGTGGAACCCGCCGGTAGCGGAGGCTTGCCCGCAGTGTAAATGGCCGATTATGACGATCAAGGTCACCAAGCGCCGTGGCACTGAAAAAGTGTGTCCACAGAAGGAGTGCGGTTACAGCGAAGTGCTGATTCCGCCTCCGGCAAAAGAGTAA
- a CDS encoding DUF494 domain-containing protein encodes MLEVLAYLFEQFYNADGLPDVSQLAKKLSLAGFEGEDIHDALAWLGELKQIDVTPYRALDTHSGALRSLQPVELARFSDEAAQFLFALDAAKILSAGERELVLDRVWREPEGEVSAERIKLIVLMVIWQKRDALSNLLIEDLLFGRDGAALH; translated from the coding sequence ATGCTAGAAGTGCTGGCCTACCTTTTTGAGCAGTTTTATAACGCAGATGGCCTGCCCGATGTCTCGCAATTGGCCAAAAAATTGTCGTTGGCGGGATTTGAAGGTGAAGATATTCATGATGCGCTGGCTTGGCTGGGTGAGTTAAAGCAGATTGATGTCACTCCTTATCGCGCTCTGGATACGCATTCAGGTGCATTGCGCAGCTTGCAGCCGGTGGAACTGGCCCGATTTAGCGATGAAGCAGCCCAGTTTCTGTTTGCGCTGGATGCGGCAAAAATATTAAGTGCAGGTGAGCGCGAATTGGTGCTTGATCGTGTCTGGCGCGAGCCTGAAGGCGAAGTGAGTGCCGAGCGGATTAAACTGATTGTACTGATGGTGATTTGGCAAAAGCGTGATGCATTGTCTAATCTCCTGATCGAAGACCTCCTCTTTGGCCGCGATGGTGCTGCGCTGCATTAA
- the dprA gene encoding DNA-processing protein DprA — MHPDELLLWLRLSLVNGLGARGQIQLLRALGEPAAIFAANKNILAQYVSPVVAEAIHAAASQIPQAQLDLTLDWLSKEGHAILTLADEAYPKKLLDLPDPPTLIYAKGNLALLERAALSVVGSRSASVHGVQNAQAFAQHLSGQGVCIISGLASGIDAAAHRGGLGAAGSSIAIVGTGLDRVYPASNRELAHQLAAQGLILSELALGSPPKAEHFPRRNRMIAALGLGCLVVEAALGSGSLITARQAVDLGREVFAIPGSIHSPLSKGCHHLIKNGAKLVESGADIFEELAAPLSLFALPERTAAVPAKPVKIANDADPILDKMGWEPLDFDSLIELTGLTSEALCAILLGLELEGQLSCLPGNRYQRLAGAVKS, encoded by the coding sequence TTGCATCCTGATGAATTGCTGCTCTGGTTGCGCCTCAGTCTGGTTAATGGGCTGGGCGCGCGGGGGCAGATTCAACTTTTGCGGGCTCTGGGTGAGCCCGCGGCCATTTTTGCAGCGAACAAAAATATACTGGCGCAGTATGTTTCTCCTGTGGTGGCCGAGGCAATTCATGCGGCTGCAAGTCAAATCCCCCAGGCTCAACTTGATTTAACGCTGGACTGGCTTTCGAAAGAAGGCCATGCCATTCTGACTCTGGCCGATGAGGCTTACCCTAAAAAGCTGCTGGATTTACCCGATCCGCCAACTCTGATTTATGCCAAGGGCAATCTTGCTTTGCTGGAGCGAGCCGCCTTGAGCGTCGTCGGCAGCCGTAGTGCAAGTGTGCATGGCGTGCAAAATGCCCAAGCCTTTGCGCAACACCTCTCAGGCCAAGGAGTCTGCATCATTAGTGGCTTGGCCAGTGGGATTGATGCCGCAGCGCATCGTGGTGGGCTCGGCGCAGCTGGATCGAGTATTGCCATTGTCGGTACCGGGCTTGATCGGGTTTATCCCGCGTCCAATCGAGAGCTGGCGCATCAGCTGGCTGCTCAGGGTTTGATTTTGTCCGAGCTAGCACTGGGCTCTCCACCGAAGGCCGAGCATTTTCCGCGCCGCAACCGGATGATTGCAGCTTTAGGCCTAGGTTGCCTGGTGGTTGAGGCTGCGCTTGGCAGTGGCTCACTGATTACCGCACGGCAGGCGGTTGATTTGGGGCGTGAAGTGTTTGCCATCCCCGGCTCAATTCATTCTCCGCTCAGCAAAGGCTGCCATCACCTGATTAAAAATGGGGCCAAACTTGTCGAATCGGGTGCTGATATTTTCGAAGAACTGGCCGCGCCGCTATCTTTGTTTGCTTTGCCTGAACGCACTGCTGCAGTACCTGCCAAACCGGTCAAAATAGCGAATGATGCTGACCCAATATTAGACAAAATGGGTTGGGAGCCGCTTGATTTTGACTCACTGATTGAGCTGACTGGCTTGACTAGCGAGGCGCTGTGCGCGATTCTGTTGGGTTTGGAATTAGAAGGGCAGTTGTCTTGCTTGCCGGGTAATCGCTACCAAAGGCTGGCAGGTGCTGTAAAAAGCTGA
- a CDS encoding LysM peptidoglycan-binding domain-containing protein has translation MRKSIISFLLLAGFIAGTATADELKLADNAPDSYVVVKGDTLWDISGKFLKQPWRWPEIWRLNKAEIKNPHWIYPGDVIVLGNCDGKPCLRLLKNAKADGRGGNGKLSPRIRISSLDGDATPSIAMTSIEPFLYKPLIMDMASFKAAPRIAAGPDNRVMYTAGDQIYAVGLPEAEAGETFQVFRQGKEIMDPDQPKQLLGMEVTYLGDVRINRSGDVVTLNVVSNSREIQIGDRLVKSPERTFLNYAPHLPAQAMEGKVASSYAGVADVGSLMTVVLNKGALDGVDLGTVFFSYKAPRAIKKEDKTEPDRVTPPIKNANLFVYRVFPNLSYALVLDSTQPVNVGDVVRAEAAYTEE, from the coding sequence ATGCGTAAATCAATTATATCCTTTCTTTTGCTTGCCGGTTTTATCGCAGGTACCGCAACCGCTGATGAGCTCAAGCTTGCTGATAATGCACCCGACAGCTATGTGGTCGTGAAAGGCGATACTTTGTGGGATATTTCTGGCAAATTTCTGAAGCAGCCATGGCGCTGGCCGGAGATCTGGCGCTTGAACAAAGCCGAAATCAAAAACCCGCACTGGATTTACCCCGGTGATGTGATTGTACTGGGCAATTGTGATGGTAAGCCATGTTTGCGCCTGCTAAAAAACGCAAAAGCTGACGGACGTGGTGGTAATGGCAAACTTAGCCCGCGTATTCGTATTTCCAGCCTGGATGGTGATGCAACGCCAAGTATTGCCATGACGTCGATTGAGCCCTTCTTGTACAAACCGCTGATCATGGATATGGCCAGCTTCAAGGCTGCGCCGCGGATCGCTGCGGGCCCGGATAACCGCGTGATGTATACCGCTGGTGATCAAATTTATGCAGTAGGCTTGCCTGAGGCTGAGGCGGGAGAGACATTCCAAGTCTTCCGTCAGGGCAAAGAAATCATGGATCCCGACCAGCCAAAACAGCTGCTGGGGATGGAAGTCACTTATCTGGGTGACGTGCGGATCAATCGTTCCGGCGATGTTGTTACTTTGAATGTGGTGTCCAATTCCCGTGAAATCCAGATCGGCGACCGTTTGGTGAAATCTCCTGAAAGAACATTCCTGAATTATGCACCGCATTTGCCTGCTCAGGCGATGGAAGGCAAAGTAGCCTCATCGTATGCTGGTGTAGCTGACGTGGGTTCGCTGATGACGGTTGTTCTCAATAAAGGGGCTTTGGATGGGGTGGACCTTGGGACAGTATTCTTTAGCTATAAAGCGCCACGTGCGATCAAGAAAGAAGATAAAACTGAACCAGATCGCGTAACGCCACCGATCAAGAATGCCAACCTGTTCGTTTACCGCGTTTTTCCTAATCTCTCCTATGCACTGGTGCTCGATAGTACACAGCCTGTGAACGTGGGTGATGTGGTTCGTGCAGAAGCCGCTTACACGGAGGAGTAA
- the def gene encoding peptide deformylase codes for MAILNILHYPDERLHTVAQPITEFDAALQRQINDMAETMYAAPGIGLAATQVDYHKRLVVIDISENKDALLVLVNPEIIERDGITTYEEGCLSVPGIYEEVERAEHIKVKALNAQGQPFEFDADGLLAICVQHEIDHLDGKVFVEKLSRLKLNRIVQKLKKRKAM; via the coding sequence ATGGCAATTCTTAATATTCTGCACTACCCCGACGAGCGTTTGCACACAGTTGCGCAGCCAATCACCGAATTTGATGCGGCTTTACAACGCCAAATTAACGATATGGCCGAAACCATGTACGCAGCGCCAGGCATCGGCCTTGCCGCCACCCAGGTTGATTATCACAAACGCCTGGTCGTGATCGACATTTCGGAGAACAAAGACGCACTGCTGGTGCTCGTCAATCCAGAAATTATAGAGCGCGACGGCATCACCACCTATGAAGAAGGTTGCTTGTCTGTGCCCGGTATCTATGAAGAAGTCGAGCGTGCTGAGCACATCAAGGTCAAGGCACTGAATGCGCAAGGGCAGCCATTTGAATTTGATGCCGATGGCTTGCTGGCCATTTGCGTTCAGCATGAAATCGATCATCTGGACGGCAAAGTATTTGTCGAAAAACTCTCGCGCCTCAAACTCAATCGCATTGTCCAGAAGCTGAAAAAACGCAAAGCAATGTAA
- the fmt gene encoding methionyl-tRNA formyltransferase yields the protein MKIIFAGTPDFAASALQALIDAGHEITLVLTQPDRPSGRGMKLTASAVKEVAVAHQIPVYQPEKLRTSEQQAPLQGIDADIMVVAAYGIILPQSVLDLPRLGCLNIHASLLPRWRGAAPIQRAILAGDTETGITIMQMDAGLDTGDMLSIHRTAIEPTDNATSLHDKLAVQGAQAIVAALADLPQLQAQRQAQPEAGVTYAEKLKKEEAQIDWLQDAVQLDRMIRAFNPFPSAQSSWQGQPVKIWQASVCDGQGQAGQILALEKDAIVVACGVGTLRITELQKAGGKRLGAQAFLSGNELSIGQFFGQ from the coding sequence ATGAAAATAATCTTTGCCGGCACGCCTGATTTTGCCGCCAGCGCCCTGCAAGCTTTAATTGATGCTGGCCACGAGATTACCCTGGTGCTCACCCAACCTGATCGCCCAAGCGGGCGCGGCATGAAGCTGACTGCCTCAGCAGTGAAGGAAGTCGCTGTTGCTCACCAGATTCCCGTGTATCAGCCGGAAAAATTACGCACGAGCGAGCAGCAAGCACCTCTGCAGGGTATTGACGCAGACATCATGGTGGTTGCGGCCTACGGGATTATACTCCCTCAATCTGTACTCGACCTACCCCGCCTTGGCTGCCTGAATATTCACGCCTCGCTGTTGCCACGCTGGCGTGGTGCAGCGCCGATCCAGAGGGCGATTCTGGCTGGCGACACAGAAACCGGCATTACGATTATGCAAATGGATGCCGGGCTTGACACCGGCGATATGCTGTCGATTCACCGCACGGCCATTGAGCCTACCGATAACGCCACCAGCTTGCACGACAAGCTGGCCGTCCAAGGCGCGCAAGCCATCGTCGCTGCGCTGGCCGATTTGCCACAGTTGCAAGCCCAGCGCCAGGCTCAGCCTGAAGCGGGCGTGACCTACGCTGAAAAACTAAAAAAAGAAGAAGCACAAATCGATTGGCTGCAAGATGCCGTGCAACTTGATCGCATGATCCGCGCTTTCAACCCCTTCCCCAGCGCACAGAGCAGCTGGCAAGGGCAGCCCGTTAAAATCTGGCAAGCCAGCGTTTGCGATGGACAAGGCCAGGCCGGGCAGATTCTGGCGCTGGAAAAAGACGCGATTGTCGTTGCCTGCGGCGTAGGCACATTGCGGATCACCGAGTTGCAAAAAGCCGGCGGCAAGCGACTGGGCGCACAAGCTTTTTTAAGCGGCAACGAATTAAGCATTGGTCAGTTTTTCGGCCAGTAA
- the rsmB gene encoding 16S rRNA (cytosine(967)-C(5))-methyltransferase RsmB — translation MLVTQTLACETVYAVLSGQNLTEALSTTWRQNPNITPQQRGAVQDIAYGTLRHLGLLEALLNTLASKPLKELELKVLLLTTLYQLQFTRAGAHAIVDHAVNVAAKIGQGKGKGLVNAVLRSFLRQKDELVTAAQKNERAKFNHPKWWMTDMKNAYPKQWQQILQANNQHPPMTLRVNRRHCDADQYLTLLGECGISARRLSDFSIQLDKAQPVDALPHFFDGWVSVQDWGAQAAAHLLDVKDGMRVLDACAAPGGKSGHILELANVELTAIDADAGRLKRVDDNLARLNLSAKVLAADASNPAAWWDGKPFDRILADVPCSATGVARRHPDIKWLRRPEDFAEFARQQENMLDELWPLIASGGKLLYATCSVFPAENKLSAEAFARRHPDARREELSSEHIPADLLDGQLLPNSEHDGFFYALFTKVN, via the coding sequence ATGTTAGTAACGCAAACCCTCGCCTGTGAAACCGTCTATGCGGTACTCTCCGGGCAAAATCTGACCGAAGCACTGAGTACCACTTGGCGCCAGAATCCGAATATCACGCCCCAGCAGCGCGGCGCAGTGCAGGACATCGCCTACGGCACGCTGCGCCACCTGGGTCTGCTTGAAGCCTTGCTTAATACGCTGGCCAGCAAACCGCTCAAAGAGCTGGAGCTCAAGGTTTTACTGCTGACCACGCTGTATCAATTGCAATTTACCCGCGCAGGCGCGCATGCCATCGTTGATCACGCAGTCAATGTCGCGGCCAAAATTGGCCAGGGCAAAGGCAAAGGGCTGGTCAATGCGGTATTGCGCAGCTTTTTGCGCCAGAAAGATGAATTGGTCACCGCCGCACAAAAGAACGAACGCGCCAAGTTCAACCACCCGAAATGGTGGATGACCGACATGAAAAACGCCTACCCCAAGCAGTGGCAACAAATCTTGCAGGCCAATAATCAGCACCCGCCGATGACCTTGCGCGTTAACCGCCGCCATTGCGATGCCGATCAGTATCTGACGCTGCTGGGTGAATGCGGCATTAGCGCGCGCCGCCTGAGCGACTTTAGCATTCAGCTGGATAAGGCTCAGCCGGTCGATGCGCTGCCGCATTTCTTTGACGGCTGGGTATCGGTACAAGACTGGGGTGCGCAGGCTGCGGCGCATTTACTTGATGTTAAAGATGGTATGCGTGTGCTGGATGCGTGCGCTGCACCGGGCGGAAAAAGTGGCCATATTCTGGAATTGGCCAATGTTGAACTCACCGCCATTGACGCCGACGCTGGCCGCCTCAAACGCGTCGATGACAATCTGGCACGCCTTAATCTAAGCGCTAAAGTGCTGGCTGCCGATGCCAGCAATCCGGCCGCGTGGTGGGATGGTAAACCGTTTGACCGCATTCTGGCCGATGTGCCGTGCTCGGCCACCGGCGTAGCGCGGCGCCACCCCGATATCAAATGGCTACGCCGTCCCGAAGACTTTGCTGAATTCGCCCGTCAACAAGAAAATATGCTAGATGAACTTTGGCCGCTCATAGCGTCAGGCGGCAAACTCCTGTACGCTACGTGCTCCGTGTTTCCGGCGGAAAATAAATTGTCCGCCGAAGCCTTTGCCCGCCGTCACCCTGATGCACGGCGCGAGGAGCTAAGTTCCGAGCATATTCCGGCTGATCTGCTAGATGGTCAGTTGCTACCCAATTCTGAGCATGATGGTTTCTTTTACGCATTATTTACCAAGGTCAATTAA
- a CDS encoding DUF4390 domain-containing protein, with product MWCWRLIGASLLLLLSSQVQAAQIKNLKSEADVIPPRIELFAKYSITLNSDLEDALKNGLTLPFVYEFKLSKPRMYAWYRQVAEGFGPNAQLTQRLSYQPLTKQYRIATGGVARHFASLEEALMALGQIKNWSVLDGSDIAAEDFAGRLRLRLDSSKLPKTYQVSTIGNTNWQLESGWSDIQLRRNGDSEAVQ from the coding sequence TTGTGGTGCTGGCGCCTGATCGGCGCCAGCTTGCTATTGCTGCTCTCTTCGCAGGTGCAGGCCGCGCAGATCAAGAACCTCAAATCCGAAGCGGATGTAATCCCTCCGCGCATCGAGCTCTTTGCCAAATACAGCATCACGCTCAACTCCGATCTGGAAGACGCCTTAAAAAACGGCCTAACCCTACCTTTCGTTTACGAATTCAAACTCAGCAAACCCCGAATGTACGCCTGGTACCGGCAAGTCGCTGAAGGATTCGGCCCCAATGCCCAACTCACACAAAGGCTGAGCTATCAGCCATTGACCAAACAATATCGAATTGCAACTGGCGGAGTTGCCCGCCACTTTGCCAGCCTAGAAGAAGCCTTGATGGCGCTGGGACAGATCAAAAACTGGTCGGTACTGGATGGCAGCGATATCGCCGCCGAGGATTTTGCCGGGCGGCTGCGTTTGCGGCTCGATAGCTCGAAGCTGCCTAAAACCTATCAGGTCAGCACCATCGGCAATACCAATTGGCAGCTTGAATCGGGTTGGTCCGATATTCAATTGCGCCGCAATGGTGATTCGGAGGCGGTACAGTGA
- a CDS encoding sensor histidine kinase translates to MKRWLLILGCLATVLLFLLATASGNTSRFSEYYAQVLGLNIALLIGMALLVGTRLTRLVKRVKRKVFGSRLTLRMVLMFALVAVLPGALVYTLSVQFLNRSIEAWFDVRVDNALDRGLNLGRNAIDFQLDELERKASVIAWDIHDNNASSLLPRLSKLREQTGVQEMTLFDDNNQLYANIGNEFAALIPHLPSRDLIREALRGSYKGIEKADHGGLMMRVIVPLPEGNFANRTRLLQLMQPVPEQLAKDAELVEQVRSDYKQLAQSRQGLKMIYSLTLTIALTIALLGALALAIYLSDKLAAPLSVLAAGTRAVAQGDFTQQHPVISRDELGILTHSFNRMTRQLADARDKLEENQAEQAEAKAYVEAILGSLSAGVLSFDEEWQLQSANQSALRILGLDPERIMGEPLSRWNESYPALTAFAAHTIHGFLSEDEVWQRQIELADEKRVLLVRGTRLTQMIDDAEDLHGYVLVFDDITELLSAQRDAAWGEVARRLAHEIKNPLTPIQLSAERMEIKLVDKLDQTGAEFLTRNTQTIIKQVAALKQMVDAFRDYARKPSGKKKPLDFMELVKEVLVLYEASPVIREFRVHDSLMVNGDATHLRQVIHNLLQNAQDAIAEAEEKQICLILEKDEKWARLYIEDSGKGFPADLLPRVFEPYVTSKTKGTGLGLAIVKKIIEEHHGRVQVGNATGAYVRIELPLWEETISG, encoded by the coding sequence GTGAAACGCTGGCTGTTGATTCTGGGCTGCCTGGCCACCGTGCTGCTATTTCTGCTGGCAACGGCATCGGGAAATACGTCCCGGTTTTCTGAATATTACGCACAGGTACTGGGCTTAAATATTGCTCTGCTGATCGGCATGGCACTGCTGGTTGGTACACGCCTCACCCGGCTGGTCAAACGCGTCAAGCGCAAGGTATTTGGCTCTCGCCTGACGCTGCGCATGGTGCTGATGTTTGCGCTGGTGGCGGTGCTGCCCGGCGCGCTGGTCTATACGCTCTCGGTGCAGTTTCTAAATCGTTCGATTGAAGCCTGGTTTGATGTCCGCGTCGATAATGCGCTGGATCGCGGGCTGAATCTGGGCCGCAATGCCATCGATTTTCAGCTGGACGAGCTTGAGCGCAAGGCCAGCGTTATTGCCTGGGATATCCACGACAATAACGCCAGCTCGCTACTGCCGCGCCTGTCCAAATTGCGCGAGCAAACCGGCGTGCAGGAAATGACGCTGTTTGACGACAACAACCAACTTTACGCTAATATCGGCAATGAATTTGCCGCCCTGATCCCACACTTGCCCTCGCGCGATCTGATTCGCGAAGCGCTACGTGGCAGCTACAAAGGCATCGAGAAAGCCGATCACGGCGGGCTGATGATGCGGGTGATTGTGCCGCTGCCGGAAGGCAATTTCGCCAACCGCACCCGCCTGCTGCAGCTGATGCAGCCCGTACCAGAGCAGTTGGCCAAAGATGCCGAACTGGTCGAGCAGGTTCGCAGCGACTACAAACAGCTCGCCCAATCCCGGCAGGGGCTAAAAATGATCTACAGCCTGACACTCACTATCGCGCTTACCATCGCACTGCTGGGCGCGCTGGCGCTGGCGATTTACCTCTCGGACAAACTGGCGGCACCACTGAGTGTGCTCGCTGCGGGGACTCGTGCGGTGGCGCAAGGCGATTTCACCCAGCAGCACCCGGTGATCAGCCGCGACGAGCTGGGTATTCTGACGCATTCGTTTAACCGCATGACGCGCCAGTTGGCCGATGCTCGCGACAAGCTAGAAGAAAACCAGGCCGAACAGGCCGAGGCCAAAGCCTATGTCGAGGCCATTCTGGGCTCACTCTCGGCCGGTGTTTTGTCGTTTGACGAGGAATGGCAATTGCAATCGGCCAATCAAAGCGCGCTACGCATACTGGGGCTGGACCCTGAACGGATTATGGGCGAACCGCTGTCACGCTGGAACGAAAGCTATCCGGCACTAACCGCTTTTGCCGCCCACACCATCCACGGCTTTTTGTCCGAGGATGAAGTCTGGCAGCGACAAATCGAGCTAGCCGATGAAAAACGCGTTCTGCTGGTACGCGGCACCCGCCTGACGCAAATGATCGACGACGCAGAAGACCTGCACGGTTATGTGCTGGTTTTCGACGACATTACCGAGCTGCTCTCGGCGCAGCGCGATGCCGCCTGGGGTGAAGTTGCCCGCCGACTGGCGCATGAGATCAAAAATCCGCTCACACCTATCCAGCTTTCCGCCGAGCGGATGGAAATCAAATTGGTGGATAAACTTGATCAAACAGGCGCAGAATTCCTTACCCGCAATACCCAGACCATCATCAAGCAGGTCGCCGCGCTGAAACAAATGGTCGATGCCTTCCGCGATTATGCGCGCAAGCCATCGGGCAAAAAGAAGCCGCTGGACTTTATGGAGCTGGTCAAGGAAGTGCTGGTTTTATACGAAGCCTCGCCGGTGATTCGCGAATTCAGGGTGCATGATTCGCTGATGGTCAACGGCGATGCCACGCATTTGCGGCAGGTGATTCACAACCTGCTGCAAAACGCGCAGGACGCGATTGCCGAGGCCGAAGAAAAACAGATTTGCCTTATTCTCGAAAAAGACGAAAAATGGGCGCGTCTTTATATCGAAGATAGCGGCAAAGGCTTCCCGGCCGACTTGCTTCCACGCGTTTTTGAGCCGTACGTTACGTCAAAAACCAAAGGAACAGGCTTGGGTTTGGCCATTGTGAAAAAAATTATTGAAGAACATCACGGGCGGGTTCAGGTGGGCAATGCCACTGGCGCTTACGTTCGGATCGAGTTGCCGCTCTGGGAGGAAACAATAAGTGGTTAA